A stretch of the Actinoalloteichus fjordicus genome encodes the following:
- a CDS encoding L-lactate permease codes for MGWVQDYEPVGGLWVSALLAAAPIVVLLAALGVFRRSAHLSAALALLTALGIAVFSYGMPVGLAGNAALLGLIFGIWPIAWIAFHAVFFHNVTVATGRFESIKAALAGFSPDRRIQALLIAFGFGALLEGVAGGGSPIAITAAMMAALGFPPIKAVVLALLANTAPVAFGGLGNPMIVLGSVTAPLLGVETEEATQLFSAMSGRQLPFLALIIPAFMVVVLAGWRRMVEVWPALLVTGGSFAITQFLISNYVSPSLVDVGAALAAMGSLWVLTRFWRPREVWRFAAEDAEAEGADAARQAESTGPGPRRTRADATSVPGATGAEADGGSKASAAAASTRSGSVGGGLYAWMPYLILIAVIVLSRIGTLFPGLPGWLDVTALLQRATVDIPWPGLHEAVVRVPPITPENADYPAVLTLDLLFSPGSVALFATILAGLLMGARPVSLLRVYGQTIVQMRWALATIMMILSISFVMNYSGATSTLGLAFATTGVLFPLFSAFIGWLGVFLTGSDASANSLFGPMQVISAQQLGIDPTLAGGTNSSGGVMGKMISPQNLAVGATAIGQSGKESLLLRKTFLWSVLLTLAVGVIALLQATVFTGMIPQ; via the coding sequence GTGGGTTGGGTCCAAGACTACGAACCGGTCGGCGGGCTGTGGGTGTCCGCCCTGCTCGCAGCCGCACCGATCGTCGTGTTGTTGGCGGCATTGGGTGTGTTCCGCAGATCGGCGCACCTGTCCGCGGCGCTGGCGTTGCTGACCGCGCTGGGCATCGCCGTGTTCTCCTACGGGATGCCGGTCGGTCTGGCGGGCAACGCCGCGCTGTTAGGGCTGATCTTCGGCATCTGGCCCATCGCGTGGATCGCCTTCCATGCCGTGTTCTTCCACAACGTCACGGTGGCGACTGGGCGATTCGAGAGCATCAAGGCGGCGCTCGCGGGCTTCAGCCCGGACCGCCGCATCCAGGCCCTGCTGATCGCCTTCGGCTTCGGCGCCCTGTTGGAGGGCGTCGCGGGCGGCGGATCGCCGATCGCGATCACGGCGGCCATGATGGCAGCGCTGGGCTTCCCGCCGATCAAGGCCGTCGTGCTGGCACTGCTGGCCAACACCGCACCGGTCGCCTTCGGCGGGCTCGGTAATCCGATGATCGTGCTCGGCAGCGTCACGGCACCGCTGCTGGGCGTCGAGACGGAGGAGGCGACGCAGCTGTTCTCGGCGATGTCCGGCCGCCAGCTCCCGTTCCTCGCCCTGATCATCCCCGCGTTCATGGTGGTCGTGCTCGCAGGCTGGCGGCGGATGGTCGAGGTGTGGCCCGCGCTGCTGGTCACCGGCGGCAGCTTCGCCATCACCCAGTTCCTCATCTCCAACTACGTCAGCCCCAGCCTGGTCGACGTGGGCGCCGCGCTGGCCGCGATGGGTTCGCTGTGGGTGCTCACCCGATTCTGGCGGCCGAGGGAGGTCTGGCGCTTCGCCGCCGAAGACGCCGAGGCCGAGGGCGCCGACGCGGCCCGGCAGGCGGAGTCCACCGGCCCCGGCCCGCGAAGGACCCGCGCGGACGCGACGTCCGTGCCGGGCGCCACCGGAGCCGAGGCGGACGGCGGTTCGAAGGCCTCTGCTGCGGCGGCCTCGACGAGGTCGGGTTCGGTCGGCGGCGGACTCTACGCCTGGATGCCCTATCTGATCCTGATCGCGGTCATCGTCCTGTCTCGCATCGGGACGCTGTTCCCCGGCCTGCCCGGCTGGCTGGACGTCACGGCCCTCTTACAACGTGCCACGGTCGACATCCCGTGGCCCGGCCTGCACGAGGCGGTGGTCCGGGTGCCGCCCATCACTCCGGAGAACGCCGACTATCCGGCCGTGCTGACCCTGGACCTGCTCTTCTCGCCGGGCTCGGTGGCCCTGTTCGCCACGATCCTGGCCGGTCTGCTGATGGGCGCGCGGCCCGTCTCCCTGCTGCGGGTCTACGGGCAGACGATCGTGCAGATGCGCTGGGCGCTGGCGACGATCATGATGATCCTGTCGATCTCCTTCGTGATGAACTACTCCGGCGCGACGTCCACGCTCGGGCTGGCGTTCGCCACGACCGGGGTGCTCTTCCCGTTGTTCTCGGCGTTCATCGGCTGGCTCGGCGTCTTCCTCACCGGCTCCGACGCGTCCGCGAACAGTCTCTTCGGACCGATGCAGGTGATCTCGGCGCAGCAGCTCGGCATCGATCCCACGCTGGCGGGCGGCACCAACAGCTCCGGCGGCGTAATGGGCAAGATGATCTCGCCGCAGAACCTGGCCGTCGGCGCGACCGCGATCGGCCAGAGCGGCAAGGAGTCGCTCCTGTTGCGCAAGACCTTCCTCTGGTCCGTGCTGCTGACGCTCGCCGTCGGCGTGATCGCGCTGCTCCAGGCCACCGTCTTCACCGGCATGATTCCGCAGTGA
- a CDS encoding IclR family transcriptional regulator: MHATTGQPRRPDQSGTLERGLAVLEHVGAAEEISTNAIAAQLGLSRSAVYRIVNTLKELGYLEADHVTGRVRLGTRLVQLGVQAMSSVDLHQSAPQFMAPLAEESTETVYLAVPDGDSMVYLAKEQGVRAVTLNCRLGGRRAQHVTSLGKAWLSALPPAERAERVARMDLIRLTPNTIVDRDRLLDELDRTARRGWAIDDIENEPEVGCVAAPVRDRTGRPVAAISIAGPADRVLPRVEELGRAVALAAAGLSRRLGHHLPPGAR, from the coding sequence ATGCACGCGACGACGGGACAGCCGCGCAGGCCGGACCAGAGCGGGACCCTCGAACGGGGGCTCGCCGTGCTGGAACACGTCGGCGCCGCCGAGGAGATCTCCACCAACGCCATCGCGGCCCAGCTCGGGCTGAGCCGCAGTGCCGTGTACCGCATCGTCAACACCCTGAAGGAACTCGGCTACCTGGAGGCCGATCACGTCACCGGCCGGGTTCGGCTCGGCACCCGGCTCGTACAGCTCGGCGTGCAGGCGATGTCCTCGGTGGACCTGCATCAGAGCGCCCCGCAGTTCATGGCGCCGCTGGCGGAGGAGTCCACCGAGACCGTCTACCTCGCCGTGCCCGACGGCGACTCCATGGTCTACCTCGCCAAGGAACAGGGCGTCCGCGCCGTCACGCTGAACTGTCGGCTCGGCGGTCGTCGCGCTCAGCACGTCACCTCGTTGGGCAAGGCATGGCTGTCCGCCCTGCCCCCGGCGGAACGGGCCGAGCGGGTGGCGCGGATGGACCTGATCCGACTCACCCCGAACACCATCGTCGACCGGGATCGTCTCCTCGACGAGCTGGACCGGACCGCGCGTCGCGGCTGGGCGATCGACGACATCGAGAACGAACCGGAGGTCGGCTGCGTGGCGGCCCCCGTCCGGGATCGGACCGGGCGACCGGTGGCCGCGATCAGCATCGCGGGACCGGCGGATCGGGTGCTGCCCAGGGTCGAGGAGCTGGGTCGGGCGGTGGCACTGGCCGCCGCAGGCCTGTCTCGCAGGCTCGGCCATCACCTGCCCCCCGGAGCACGGTAG
- the kduD gene encoding 2-dehydro-3-deoxy-D-gluconate 5-dehydrogenase KduD, which yields MTAGELFSLRGRTALVTGARTGLGRAMAVALAEAGADLLLLGHGGDLSPVTDEVRALGRTANVVTVDLADPDSVVPAAEALLADHRIDVLVNNAGIIRRAPALEHRRRDWDEVLAVNLDSLFLLTQALARPMVSRQSGKIVNIASLLSFQGGITVPGYTASKHAVAGLTKALANEWAPFNVQVNAIAPGYFSTDNTEALRADPQRHDAILARIPAGRWGEGADLAGAVVFLASAASDYVTGQVLAVDGGWLAR from the coding sequence ATGACGGCGGGCGAGCTGTTCTCGTTGCGCGGCCGGACCGCCCTGGTGACCGGGGCCCGCACCGGCCTCGGCCGCGCGATGGCGGTGGCACTCGCCGAGGCGGGCGCCGATCTGCTGCTGCTCGGACACGGCGGCGATCTGTCACCGGTCACCGACGAGGTGCGGGCCCTGGGCCGGACGGCAAACGTCGTCACCGTCGATTTGGCCGACCCGGACTCGGTCGTCCCGGCCGCCGAGGCACTGCTCGCCGATCATCGGATCGACGTCCTGGTGAACAACGCCGGCATCATCCGCCGGGCTCCCGCACTGGAACATCGGCGTCGCGACTGGGACGAGGTTTTGGCCGTCAACCTGGACTCGCTGTTCCTGCTCACCCAGGCGCTGGCGCGGCCGATGGTGTCCCGGCAGTCCGGGAAGATCGTCAACATCGCCTCGCTGCTGAGCTTCCAGGGCGGCATCACCGTGCCCGGCTACACGGCGAGCAAGCACGCGGTCGCGGGGCTGACCAAGGCACTCGCCAACGAGTGGGCGCCCTTCAACGTGCAGGTCAACGCGATCGCGCCGGGTTACTTCTCGACCGACAACACCGAGGCGCTGCGCGCCGACCCGCAGCGCCACGACGCGATCCTCGCCCGCATTCCCGCCGGTCGATGGGGCGAGGGCGCGGATCTCGCGGGCGCGGTGGTGTTCCTCGCCTCCGCCGCGTCGGACTACGTCACCGGGCAGGTGCTGGCGGTGGACGGTGGCTGGTTGGCCCGCTGA
- the kduI gene encoding 5-dehydro-4-deoxy-D-glucuronate isomerase: MRSMDVRYATNPDDARSYGTAELRSRYLVEDMFVPGELRLTYSHQDRVVLGGAMPAERPLALGVDDAVRTDYFCERRELAVFCIAGEATVTVDGVVHDLAGRDLLYIGRGSRQISLAARAGGEPPRLYLFSTPAHETHPTVLVRADQVTPVDLGTAEEANRRRLRRYVDGTLVTSCQLMMGFTEILPGSVWNTMPCHTHVRRTECYLYFDLDESARIVHLMGRPTETRHLVVANEQAVISPSWSVHSGVGTASYSFVWAMAGENYRFEDMDHVDMAELR; the protein is encoded by the coding sequence ATGAGGTCGATGGACGTCCGGTACGCCACCAACCCGGACGACGCACGGTCCTATGGAACAGCGGAGCTGCGGAGCCGATACCTGGTCGAGGACATGTTCGTTCCCGGCGAGCTGCGGCTCACCTACAGCCATCAGGATCGCGTAGTGCTCGGCGGGGCGATGCCCGCCGAACGGCCGCTTGCGCTGGGCGTCGACGACGCCGTGCGCACCGACTACTTCTGCGAGCGTCGGGAGCTCGCGGTGTTCTGCATCGCGGGCGAGGCGACGGTCACCGTCGACGGCGTCGTGCACGACCTGGCAGGCCGGGATCTGCTCTACATCGGCCGAGGCAGCAGGCAGATCTCGCTTGCCGCGCGGGCGGGCGGCGAGCCGCCGAGGCTCTATCTCTTCTCCACACCCGCGCACGAGACCCATCCGACCGTGCTGGTCCGTGCCGATCAGGTGACACCGGTCGACCTCGGCACCGCCGAGGAGGCCAACCGGCGACGCCTGCGCCGCTACGTCGACGGCACCCTCGTGACGAGCTGTCAGCTCATGATGGGCTTCACCGAGATCCTGCCCGGCAGCGTGTGGAACACCATGCCCTGCCACACCCACGTCCGCCGCACGGAGTGCTACCTCTACTTCGACCTGGACGAATCGGCCAGGATCGTGCACTTGATGGGCAGGCCGACGGAGACCCGACATCTCGTGGTCGCCAACGAGCAGGCCGTCATCTCGCCGTCCTGGTCCGTCCACTCGGGAGTCGGCACCGCGAGCTATTCGTTCGTCTGGGCCATGGCGGGGGAGAACTACCGCTTCGAGGACATGGATCACGTCGACATGGCAGAGCTGCGATGA
- a CDS encoding sugar kinase, which translates to MTHVIDVVTAGEGLIVFDPAHTGPLRHVHTFTKRVGGAEVNVATGLARLGLRVGFLGRVGQDEFGEQVSSFLRGEGVDVTGLRRDPGANTGMYVKEWSAPEQLTVRFYRDDCAGSRFTPEDVDLDLVRRARLLHLTGISVALSDSSAAAVEAMADAAEEAGVPLSFDVNIRRRLLRDRDPSKLLGALAARADVLFLSDAEAEVLTGSSVPEAVAEYRSTIRASVVVVHTEAGAYAVHEGGVVLADGHRVRVVDPVGAGDAFAAGFLASRLGGRSLRRCLESANAAGACAVTVPGDAESAPTAEAVARLLDGADHVER; encoded by the coding sequence GTGACACACGTGATCGACGTGGTGACCGCAGGCGAGGGCCTGATCGTGTTCGACCCGGCCCATACCGGGCCCCTGCGTCACGTGCACACCTTCACCAAGCGCGTCGGCGGGGCCGAGGTCAACGTGGCGACCGGGCTGGCGAGGCTGGGCCTGCGAGTCGGGTTCCTCGGCCGGGTCGGTCAGGACGAGTTCGGCGAGCAGGTGTCGTCGTTTCTGCGCGGGGAGGGCGTCGACGTCACGGGGCTTCGCCGGGACCCCGGCGCGAACACGGGAATGTACGTCAAGGAGTGGAGCGCACCCGAGCAGCTGACGGTCCGGTTCTACCGCGACGACTGCGCGGGCTCCCGGTTCACGCCGGAGGACGTCGATCTGGACCTGGTCCGGCGCGCGCGGCTGCTGCACCTCACGGGCATCTCGGTGGCCCTGTCCGACTCCTCGGCCGCCGCCGTCGAGGCGATGGCCGACGCGGCGGAGGAGGCGGGCGTGCCGCTGTCCTTCGACGTCAACATCCGTCGACGGCTGCTGCGAGATCGCGATCCCTCGAAGCTGCTCGGCGCACTGGCCGCCCGCGCCGACGTGCTGTTCCTCAGCGACGCCGAGGCCGAGGTGCTCACCGGGTCGAGCGTGCCGGAGGCCGTCGCCGAGTACCGGTCGACGATCCGCGCCTCCGTGGTGGTGGTGCACACCGAGGCGGGTGCCTACGCGGTGCACGAGGGCGGCGTGGTGCTCGCCGACGGACATCGCGTCCGCGTGGTCGACCCGGTCGGCGCGGGCGACGCCTTCGCGGCGGGCTTCCTCGCCAGCAGGCTCGGTGGCCGTTCGCTGCGCCGCTGCCTCGAATCGGCCAACGCGGCGGGCGCCTGCGCGGTGACCGTTCCCGGCGACGCGGAGAGTGCCCCCACCGCCGAGGCCGTCGCCAGGCTGCTCGACGGGGCGGACCACGTGGAACGCTGA
- a CDS encoding DMT family transporter → MSTTTSAASPAGPDRTGRALGAAAVTVVAWASAFVAIRWVGETFSPGPLSLGRLLAGSLALGVLLLVRRSWVTPSRREWTLLALCGVSWFAIYNIALNAAERSLDAGTTSMLVNIGPILIALLAGSILGEGFPRWLLIGATVAMGGAVIIGVGSAGAREVELGGVLLCVVAAITYAIGVLAQKPVLRRLPALQVTWLACTIGAVVCLPFAPGLIGELAGGTPAEIGGLIYLGLVPTALAFSTWAYALARMNAGRLGVTTYLVPPLTILGGLLLLDEVPPPLALLGGALCLIGVALSRRRDGLPAPTPDPDAAPPAPPLPPKIRS, encoded by the coding sequence GTGAGCACAACGACCTCCGCTGCATCCCCGGCCGGACCCGACCGGACAGGACGGGCGCTCGGCGCCGCAGCCGTGACCGTCGTCGCCTGGGCCTCGGCCTTCGTGGCGATCCGCTGGGTGGGCGAGACCTTCTCTCCCGGCCCGTTGTCGCTGGGCAGGCTCCTCGCAGGCTCCTTGGCGCTCGGCGTCCTCCTCCTCGTCCGCCGCTCGTGGGTGACGCCCAGCCGCCGGGAATGGACGTTGCTGGCGCTGTGCGGCGTGTCCTGGTTCGCGATCTACAACATCGCACTGAACGCGGCGGAACGTTCGCTGGACGCAGGCACCACCTCGATGCTGGTCAACATAGGCCCGATCCTCATCGCGCTGCTGGCGGGCAGCATTCTCGGCGAGGGCTTCCCCCGGTGGCTGCTGATCGGCGCGACGGTGGCGATGGGCGGGGCGGTGATCATCGGCGTCGGATCGGCCGGGGCCAGGGAGGTCGAGCTCGGCGGGGTGCTGCTCTGCGTCGTGGCCGCGATCACCTATGCGATCGGGGTGCTCGCCCAGAAGCCCGTCCTGCGCAGGCTGCCCGCGCTCCAGGTGACGTGGCTGGCCTGCACGATCGGCGCCGTGGTCTGCCTGCCCTTCGCACCCGGACTGATCGGGGAGTTGGCGGGCGGGACACCCGCCGAGATCGGCGGGCTGATCTACCTGGGGCTGGTGCCCACCGCACTGGCGTTCAGCACCTGGGCGTACGCCCTGGCCAGGATGAACGCCGGGCGACTCGGCGTCACGACTTATCTGGTGCCGCCGCTGACGATCCTCGGCGGGCTGCTGCTGCTCGACGAGGTCCCGCCGCCCCTCGCGCTGCTCGGCGGCGCGCTCTGCCTGATCGGGGTGGCGCTCTCGCGCCGCCGAGACGGACTACCGGCACCTACGCCAGATCCGGACGCCGCGCCACCCGCTCCGCCGCTCCCGCCGAAGATCCGGAGCTGA
- a CDS encoding class I SAM-dependent methyltransferase, with protein sequence MSMGEVFSAGHVEFSRWSPLLWEPLGEQLVRVSAPQPGEHVLDACAGAGASAIPAARAVGEHGSIDAVDLAERLLAEGRARAAELGLSNIRFTTADVTAWPAPDGGYDVVQCAYGIFFLPDMDRDVTRLVGLLRPGGRIVVSTWDEGAISPLPEVAMAAVRRERDLSAPVTSPGNPAGRVNSPAKLRDWLTGLGLRDVAVEQVPFRTALTPDLAWAMAAGSALRGVFTGLDEAALARVKADYLAELARREQHTLCGDSLIGVGVRG encoded by the coding sequence ATGAGCATGGGCGAGGTCTTCAGCGCCGGGCATGTCGAGTTCAGCCGCTGGTCGCCCCTGCTCTGGGAGCCGCTGGGCGAGCAGCTGGTGCGGGTGAGCGCGCCGCAGCCGGGCGAACACGTGCTCGACGCCTGCGCGGGTGCGGGCGCCTCGGCGATCCCGGCGGCCAGGGCCGTCGGCGAGCACGGCTCGATCGACGCGGTCGACCTCGCCGAGCGCCTGCTTGCCGAGGGGCGCGCTCGCGCGGCGGAGCTGGGGTTGTCGAACATCCGCTTCACGACCGCCGACGTGACCGCCTGGCCCGCTCCTGACGGCGGATACGACGTCGTGCAGTGCGCCTACGGGATCTTCTTCCTGCCGGACATGGACCGCGACGTGACGCGGCTCGTCGGCCTGCTCCGGCCCGGCGGCCGGATCGTCGTGAGCACCTGGGACGAGGGTGCGATCAGCCCGCTGCCCGAGGTGGCGATGGCGGCGGTGCGGCGGGAGCGGGACCTGTCCGCGCCCGTGACCTCGCCCGGGAATCCGGCGGGGCGGGTGAACAGCCCGGCGAAGCTGCGTGACTGGCTCACCGGGCTCGGCCTGCGGGACGTGGCCGTCGAACAGGTGCCCTTCCGGACCGCGTTGACGCCGGACCTCGCCTGGGCGATGGCCGCCGGATCGGCGCTGCGCGGCGTGTTCACGGGTCTCGACGAGGCCGCGCTGGCCAGGGTGAAGGCGGACTACCTCGCCGAGCTGGCCCGTCGGGAGCAGCACACCCTGTGCGGCGACTCGTTGATCGGAGTGGGCGTCCGAGGCTGA
- the rpmF gene encoding 50S ribosomal protein L32, translating to MAVPKRKTSRSNTRHRRSQWKAAVPDLVPVVIEGKRVLVPRNLMRHLHRQS from the coding sequence ATGGCGGTTCCGAAGCGGAAGACGTCCCGCAGCAACACCCGGCATCGCCGCTCGCAGTGGAAGGCGGCCGTGCCGGACCTGGTTCCCGTCGTGATCGAGGGAAAGCGGGTCCTGGTGCCGCGCAACCTGATGCGTCATCTCCACCGGCAGTCCTGA
- a CDS encoding type B 50S ribosomal protein L31 has product MKKDIHPDYHPVVFRDSSTGDAFLTRSTITSERTVEWSDGNTYPLVIVDVSSSSHPFWTGTQRLVDTAGRVEKFRRRYGERARPKSGDS; this is encoded by the coding sequence GTGAAGAAGGATATTCATCCCGACTACCACCCGGTGGTCTTTCGGGACTCCTCCACGGGAGACGCGTTTCTCACCCGCTCCACGATCACCTCGGAGCGCACGGTGGAGTGGTCGGACGGCAACACCTACCCACTGGTGATCGTCGACGTCAGCTCCTCGTCGCATCCGTTCTGGACGGGAACGCAGCGGCTGGTCGACACGGCCGGTCGGGTCGAGAAGTTCCGTCGACGCTACGGCGAGCGGGCCAGGCCGAAGTCGGGGGACTCCTGA
- the mrf gene encoding ribosome hibernation factor-recruiting GTPase MRF, which translates to MTAAERNPSLVVVAGFAADGAAQVADQLCGPTTAVIHHDLRLITQGVVRRRLRAFGADVTTAVELAHGCVSCTLREDLLPLVRRLIDGGGLSRIVLHLDPALEPEAVCWALHHVLVDDRPILADVEVAGVLTVLDERSWLDDAGGDEPIAERGMAASVDDERTVAQVLVGQVEFADALVRAHQAEEPWAAARTAAVLDRLAPTAPRAALSGLDVESLLARVPSGARRGMVDDAHGPLLRGQPPLDSDCGVATVLFQDRRPFHPDRLHEAIDVLLDGVIRTRGRLWLATRPGEMLWLESAGGGLRVAPAGPWLAAVDAEAWAAASAERQAAAALRWDAVYGDRVQEFVVITHRADPEEICAALRNALLTDVELAEGAEAWQRYEDPFGAWHSDPCEDDDTGRDGIDVVAVERKDER; encoded by the coding sequence TTGACTGCGGCGGAGCGGAATCCGTCCCTGGTCGTCGTCGCGGGGTTCGCGGCCGACGGCGCGGCGCAGGTCGCCGATCAGCTGTGCGGACCGACCACGGCGGTGATCCATCATGATCTTCGGCTGATCACCCAGGGTGTGGTGCGGCGCAGGCTTCGCGCCTTCGGCGCCGATGTCACCACCGCCGTGGAACTGGCGCACGGCTGTGTGTCGTGCACCCTGCGCGAGGACCTGCTGCCGCTGGTGCGCAGGCTGATCGACGGCGGCGGGCTCTCCCGCATCGTGCTGCACCTGGACCCCGCGCTGGAGCCGGAGGCGGTGTGCTGGGCGTTGCACCACGTCCTCGTCGACGACCGGCCGATCCTCGCCGATGTCGAGGTGGCGGGTGTCCTCACTGTTCTCGACGAACGGAGCTGGCTGGACGACGCGGGAGGCGACGAGCCGATCGCCGAGCGCGGCATGGCAGCGAGCGTCGATGACGAGCGGACCGTGGCTCAGGTGCTCGTCGGGCAGGTGGAGTTCGCCGACGCGCTCGTCCGGGCACACCAGGCCGAGGAGCCCTGGGCCGCCGCGCGGACCGCCGCAGTGCTCGACCGACTGGCTCCGACAGCGCCCCGAGCGGCGCTGTCCGGGCTCGACGTCGAGAGCCTGCTGGCCAGGGTGCCGTCGGGGGCCCGGCGCGGGATGGTCGACGACGCGCACGGCCCGCTGCTGCGCGGGCAGCCGCCGCTGGACTCCGACTGCGGAGTCGCGACGGTGCTCTTCCAGGACCGCAGGCCCTTTCACCCGGACCGGTTGCACGAGGCGATCGACGTCCTGCTCGACGGGGTGATTCGCACCAGGGGCAGGCTGTGGCTGGCGACGCGGCCGGGCGAGATGCTCTGGCTGGAGTCGGCGGGCGGCGGCCTGCGGGTGGCGCCCGCGGGCCCATGGCTGGCCGCCGTCGACGCTGAGGCCTGGGCGGCTGCCTCTGCCGAGCGACAGGCGGCGGCGGCACTGCGGTGGGACGCTGTCTACGGGGATCGGGTGCAGGAGTTCGTCGTCATCACCCATCGCGCGGACCCCGAGGAGATCTGCGCCGCGCTGCGCAACGCCCTGCTCACCGACGTGGAACTCGCCGAGGGCGCGGAGGCCTGGCAGCGCTACGAAGATCCGTTCGGAGCCTGGCACAGCGATCCGTGCGAGGACGACGACACCGGCCGCGACGGAATCGACGTCGTGGCCGTCGAGAGGAAGGACGAGAGGTGA
- the rpmB gene encoding 50S ribosomal protein L28 gives MSAVCQVTGAKPGYGKKISHSHVRTSRRWEPNLQRRRYWLASENRWIRLRLSTTAIKIVDRRGIESVAAELRSRGVAF, from the coding sequence ATGTCCGCCGTCTGTCAGGTCACCGGCGCCAAGCCGGGCTACGGCAAGAAGATCTCGCATTCGCACGTTCGCACGTCCCGACGATGGGAACCCAACCTGCAGCGCCGCCGCTACTGGCTGGCGAGCGAGAACCGTTGGATCCGCCTGCGACTGTCGACCACGGCGATCAAGATCGTCGATCGCCGTGGGATCGAGTCCGTGGCGGCCGAGCTGAGGAGCAGAGGGGTGGCGTTCTAG
- the rpmG gene encoding 50S ribosomal protein L33: MARNDTRPIIKLRSTAGTGYTYVTRKNRRNDPDRMRIRKYDPVVRRHVEFREER, translated from the coding sequence ATGGCCCGCAACGACACGCGTCCGATCATCAAGCTCCGGTCCACCGCAGGCACCGGCTACACCTACGTCACCAGGAAGAACCGGCGCAACGATCCCGACAGGATGCGCATCAGGAAGTACGACCCGGTCGTCCGCAGGCACGTCGAGTTCCGGGAGGAACGCTGA
- the rpsN gene encoding 30S ribosomal protein S14: MAKKSKVVKNDRRREIVARHAERRATLKETIRSPRSSTEEKDAAQLALQRLPRDASPTRIRNRDVSDGRPRAYLRTFGLSRIRFREMAHAGELPGVRKSSW, from the coding sequence ATGGCGAAGAAGTCCAAGGTCGTCAAGAACGACCGGCGCCGGGAGATCGTCGCGCGACACGCCGAGCGGCGAGCCACGCTGAAGGAGACCATCCGATCGCCTCGGTCCAGCACCGAGGAGAAGGACGCGGCGCAGCTCGCCCTGCAACGCCTGCCGAGGGACGCCAGCCCCACCCGAATCCGGAACCGGGACGTCTCCGACGGCAGGCCGCGTGCCTACCTTCGGACCTTCGGGCTCTCACGGATCCGGTTCCGGGAGATGGCACACGCGGGCGAACTGCCCGGCGTGCGGAAGTCGAGTTGGTGA
- the rpsR gene encoding 30S ribosomal protein S18 yields the protein MPPKPKNGKLRPLKRKVNLLKREGVEHVDWKDVGLLRKFLSDRGKIRARRVTGLNSKQQREVARAVKNAREMALLPYPSQQTR from the coding sequence ATGCCACCGAAGCCGAAGAACGGCAAGCTTCGCCCGCTCAAGCGCAAGGTCAACCTGTTGAAGCGCGAAGGGGTCGAGCACGTCGATTGGAAGGATGTCGGGCTGCTCCGCAAGTTCCTGTCCGATCGAGGCAAGATCAGGGCTCGGCGGGTCACCGGGTTGAACTCCAAGCAGCAGCGAGAGGTCGCCAGGGCGGTAAAGAACGCGCGGGAGATGGCACTGCTGCCCTACCCGAGCCAACAGACCCGCTAG
- a CDS encoding aldo/keto reductase — protein sequence MPQVPSIALNNGVQIPQLGFGVFQIPDAETEAAVTAALAAGYRSIDTAAVYGNEAAVGRALRASGLPREDVFVTTKLWNDDHGYASALRAFDESIEKLGLDYVDLYLIHWPQPKRGHYVDTWRAFEKLLDEERARAVGVSNFHVPYLERLLDSSAVVPAINQIELHPNLVQAELRRFDASHNIITEAWSPLAQGGLLTDPTITALAEKHGKTPAQVVLRWHIQLGNVVIPKSVTPSRIAENIDVFDFALTEDDMAAVTGLNSDTRIGMNPDDFG from the coding sequence ATGCCGCAGGTTCCCTCCATCGCACTGAACAACGGAGTGCAGATCCCGCAGCTGGGTTTCGGCGTCTTCCAGATCCCCGACGCCGAGACCGAGGCCGCGGTCACCGCCGCGCTGGCCGCGGGCTACCGCAGCATCGACACCGCCGCCGTCTACGGCAACGAGGCGGCGGTGGGTCGGGCGCTGCGCGCCTCGGGCCTGCCGAGGGAGGACGTCTTCGTCACGACCAAGCTCTGGAACGACGACCACGGCTATGCCAGCGCGCTGCGCGCCTTCGACGAGAGCATCGAGAAGCTGGGTCTGGACTACGTCGACCTGTACCTCATCCACTGGCCGCAGCCCAAGCGCGGGCACTACGTCGACACCTGGCGGGCGTTCGAGAAGCTGCTCGACGAGGAACGGGCCCGTGCCGTCGGCGTCTCCAACTTCCACGTCCCGTACCTCGAACGACTCCTCGACTCCAGCGCGGTGGTGCCCGCGATCAATCAGATCGAACTGCACCCCAACCTGGTGCAGGCGGAACTGCGCCGGTTCGACGCGAGCCACAACATCATCACCGAGGCCTGGAGCCCGCTGGCCCAGGGCGGCCTGCTGACCGACCCGACGATCACCGCGTTGGCCGAGAAGCACGGCAAGACCCCGGCCCAGGTCGTGCTGCGGTGGCACATCCAGCTCGGCAACGTCGTGATCCCCAAGTCCGTGACCCCGTCCCGGATCGCGGAGAACATCGACGTCTTCGACTTCGCCCTCACCGAGGACGACATGGCGGCGGTCACCGGGCTGAACTCGGATACCAGGATCGGCATGAACCCCGACGACTTCGGCTGA